A genomic segment from Oncorhynchus clarkii lewisi isolate Uvic-CL-2024 chromosome 12, UVic_Ocla_1.0, whole genome shotgun sequence encodes:
- the LOC139422335 gene encoding radical S-adenosyl methionine domain-containing protein 1, mitochondrial-like, whose translation MLRTCLTAVRGPAVCVGRCFSSEVSGAVSTLAGFSSPRFSTEASLYVHWPYCLKRCSYCNFNKYIPRSDNQDVMLECLQQETETLLKLSQVSRITSVFFGGGTPSLARPSTIAAVLETVARHAGLSEEAEVTLEVNPTPVGSSKLEDFLHAGVNRFSIGVQSLRDDDLKVLGRDHNSQHALQTVAEARRLCPGRVSVDVMFGRPGQSIASWELELDELLSVCDDHVSLYQLTLERGTQLFRQVQKGQLSVPSDDITAVMYDSARRILQKRGYLQYEVSNFARNDAISQHNMSYWKASQYLGVGPGAHGRFVPRGEGDVCREARTQTLEPDVWLREVQQRSHGTRRRIPLTHLALLEEVLVMGLRLIDGITHQHWQLFSPRADLYQILSSSSEVQDLQQTGLLILDDRGLRCSWQGLALLDSMLPTLLLLLEAYITQGPGAP comes from the exons ATGCTGAGAACATGTTTAACAGCTGTCCGCGGTCCTGCGGTCTGCGTGGGTCGGTGTTTCAGCAGTGAAGTGAGTGGTGCAGTTTCCACGTTAGCCGGTTTCTCCTCTCCACGGTTCTCAACGGAGGCTTCACTCTATGTTCAC TGGCCTTACTGTCTGAAGAGATGCTCCTACTGTAACTTCAACAAGTACATCCCTCGCTCTGACAACCAGGATGTCATGTTGGAGTGTCTCCAGCAGGAGACGGAGACCTTACTAAAGCTCAGCCAGGTGTCCCG gATCACCTCTGTGTTTTTTGGAGGCGGGACTCCCAGCCTGGCCCGCCCCTCCACTATCGCTGCGGTCCTTGAGACGGTTGCCAGGCACGCTGGACTATCAGAGGAGGCGGAGGTCACTCTGGAGGTCAACCCCACCCCCGTAGGAAGCTCTAAGTTGGAGGACTTCCTCCATGCTGGCGTCAACCGTTTTTCCATCGGGGTGCAG TCTCTCCGGGACGATGACCTGAAGGTTCTGGGGAGAGACCATAACTCCCAGCATGCTTTGCAGACCGTAGCGGAGGCTCGGAGGCTCTGCCCGGGGAGGGTGTCTGTCGACGTCATGTTCGGACGCCCTGGTCAGAGCATTGCATCCTGGGAATTGGAGTTGGATGAgctgctgtctgtgtgtgatgaccACGTCTCCCTGTACCAGCTGACCCTGGAGAGAG GCACACAGCTGTTCAGACAGGTCCAGAAAGGCCAACTGAGCGTgcccagtgatgacatcacagctgTCATGTATGACTCTGCCAGAAGGATTCTTCAGAAGAGAGGCTATCTGCAGTACGAGGTGTCCAACTTTGCCAGAAAT gATGCCATCAGCCAACACAATATGAGCTACTGGAAGGCCAGTCAGTACCTTGGAGTGGGCCCAG GTGCCCATGGTCGCTTCGTCCCCCGTGGAGAGGGGGATGTGTGTCGAGAGGCCCGTACCCAGACTCTGGAGCCTGATGTCTGGTTGAGAGAGGTGCAGCAGAGGAGTCACGGGACTCGACGCAGGATACCCCTCACCCACCTGGCACT ATTGGAGGAAGTGTTGGTCATGGGACTGCGTTTGATTGACGGCATCACTCACCAG CATTGGCAGTTGTTCAGTCCCAGGGCAGATCTGTACCAGATTCTCAGCTCATCCTCTGAAGTACAAGACCTTCAACAGACAGGCCTCCTAATTCTGGATGACAG GGGTCTGCGGTGCTCGTGGCAGGGCCTGGCCTTACTGGACAGCATGTTACCCACTCTGCTGTTGCTGCTGGAGGCCTACATCACCCAGGGGCCAGGGGCCCCATAG
- the LOC139422336 gene encoding GTP-binding protein Rhes-like: MIPVPGRNMEVNTAEKVIYLSVDGTADTFSSCATAGHPQIQLNMNDNVEQTISNQLPNVKVTGVNCQSPTILMRYKKVSSMTKASKGIFKTVTEHWRHTDKKTRVVRSSSTGTTQPTSSEMFPKRRSFDPLATLTLPDQTACTAPLEEMRLTKPRNCRRVVVLGAPRVGKTNILRRFLRGGFEEQYEPTAEDFHRKLYQIRGETYQIDILDAAKERDFPARRRLSILTGDIFLLVFSVDDRDSFKEVYTLRKEIIAAKTKLMKLKENARVPIVICGNKVDLEAERVISRPEMFRALGEDTALFETSAKDSTSLEEMFQALVKLGGLPTETRPSQHREISIRTYQALSTSRSRCGRRSRALVPDAPCGAVYPLARRPSFNSDLQLVMGPSPTKRSKPIEKCQIQ; this comes from the exons ATGATCCCCGTGCCTGGAAGGAACATGGAGGTGAACACAGCAGAGAAAGTAATCTACCTTTCCGTTGATGGCACCGCCGACACGTTCAGCTCTTGTGCAACTGCCGGGCATCCACAGATCCAGCTCAACATGAACGATAATGTTGAACAAACGATTTCCAACCAGCTTCCCAATGTTAAAGTCACAGGTGTCAACTGTCAATCACCTACAATCCTCATGCGATACAAAAAGGTCTCGAGCATGACCAAGGCGAGTAAAGGGATCTTTAAAACGGTCACTGAGCACTGGAGACACACGGACAAGAAGACGAGGGTGGTCCGGTCTTCCAGCACGGGGACCACTCAGCCTACATCCTCGGAAATGTTCCCCAAAAGAAGATCCTTCGACCCGCTAGCGACGTTGACCCTCCCGGACCAGACTGCATGCACCGCGCCACTGGAGGAGATGCGCCTCACCAAGCCCCGCAACTGCCGGCGCGTTGTAGTACTCGGCGCGCCCAGAGTGGGCAAGACGAACATTCTCAGGCGGTTCCTGCGCGGCGGGTTCGAGGAACAGTACGAGCCCACGGCAGAAGACTTCCACAGGAAGTTGTACCAGATCCGAGGAGAAACCTATCAGATTGATATCCTGGACGCAGCGAAGGAGAGAGACTTCCCCGCCAGACGGAGGCTGTCCATACTGACAG GTGACATATTTCTCCTGGTGTTCAGTGTGGATGACAGAGACTCCTTCAAAGAGGTGTACACACTGCGCAAAGAGATAATAGCAGCCAAGACCAAGCTGATGAAGCTCAAAGAGAATGCCCGGGTTCCCATAGTGATATGCGGCAACAAAGTGGACTTAGAGGCGGAGAGGGTCATCAGTCGTCCGGAGATGTTCCGAGCTCTTGGGGAGGACACGGCGCTCTTCGAGACATCAGCCAAAGACAGTACCAGTCTAGAAGAGATGTTCCAAGCCCTTGTCAAGCTAGGCGGTCTCCCTACCGAGACGCGTCCGTCGCAGCACCGCGAGATCTCCATACGTACCTACCAGGCGCTGAGCACCAGCAGAAGCCGTTGCGGCAGACGGAGCCGTGCGTTGGTTCCAGACGCGCCTTGCGGTGCGGTTTACCCACTGGCCCGCCGCCCCAGCTTTAACAGCGACCTACAGCTGGTAATGGGCCCCAGCCCCACTAAACGGAGCAAACCCATAGAGAAGTGTCAAATTCAATGA